One window from the genome of Bufo bufo chromosome 4, aBufBuf1.1, whole genome shotgun sequence encodes:
- the LOC120999293 gene encoding heme-binding protein 2-like, which yields MEMRRRLLLGLLSVLVIAVQASDVSSQNKLPPFCGHYDCPKYQLVKQYDISFELRRYEETHWVTTPLDMYIFDMGMVTSFNRLFKYISGGNAEGLKMSMTVPVVMCLPLELPPTKNATMSFFVLHAVENPPRPTDPEVYLDTYPAASVYVKSFGGYALNEAYAEQAKALAENLRILGLQFDDTYFIRAGYNSPFDFFNRHNEVWYMAK from the exons ATGGAGATGAGGAGAAGACTTCTGCTGGGGCTGCTCTCTGTACTGGTGATTGCCGTGCAGGCGTCTGATGTCTCCAGTCAGAATAAGTTGCCTCCATTCTGTGGCCATTATGATTGTCCAAAGTACCAGCTGGTGAAACAATATGATATAAGT TTTGAACTTCGTCGGTATGAAGAAACTCATTGGGTGACTACTCCACTAGACATGTACATTTTTGACATGGGGATGGTGACCAGCTTCAACCGTCTCTTTAAATACATCTCTGGAGGCAATGCTGAAG GGCTGAAGATGAGTATGACTGTACCTGTGGTAATGTGTTTGCCACTGGAACTACCACCAACTAAGAATGCCACAATGTCCTTCTTTGTGCTACATGCTGTGGAGAATCCTCCAAGACCTACAGACCCTGAAGTTTACCTGGATACATATCCTGCAGCTTCTGTATATGTCAA GTCTTTTGGAGGATATGCCCTAAACGAAGCATATGCCGAGCAAGCTAAAGCCCTAGCAGAGAACCTGAGGATCCTTGGTCTGCAGTTTGATGATACATACTTCATACGTGCTGGCTACAATTCTCCTTTTGACTTTTTCAACCGCCACAATGAAGTGTGGTACATGGCAAAGTAA